The following DNA comes from Flavisolibacter ginsenosidimutans.
TATCCCAACACCGATTGGTGGAACATCATCATGCGTGACGGTTCGCTCCAATCCTACAACATTTCTGCATCAGGCGGTGACGAAAAATCAAACTTCTTTTCCTCCGTCGGATTAAAAAAAGAAGTCGGCCTACAGATCAACAATGATTACAAGCAGTACAATGCCCGTTTCAATTTTGATTACAAGTTGCGCTCAAACATGAATACCGGTGTGCGATTCAACGCAAACACCTCAACGTACACCTTTGCTTTGGCTGAAGGTTTCACAGATTCGGATCCAACAAACACTGCCGGCTTCGATATGCAATACGCTATTGCCGGCATCTTGCCTTATGATCCGAAAACAGGTTACTACGGCGGTGTAATGGCCTACGGCGAAGACCCGCAAGCGTACAATCCGTACACCGTTTATCAAAACACGTTAACACATCAAAATCGGCAGGAAGCCAACGGCAGCATGTATTACGATTGGACGCCGGTTAAAGGTCTAACCGCAAGCGTAGATTATGCTGTTAACTATTACAACCAGTTTCAATACCAGGCCAACACGCCAAACCAGGCTTTCAATTTTCAAACAAATACGTTCGGAAGCCGCGTTTATGTAGGGCCCAATGCCGGTATAAGCAACGATACCCGCACGGGTTACAAAACGCTGTTTAACGGGCGGTTGAACTACCACACCATTTTTAAGAAAAACCACGACATCAGCGCACTGTTGGTGTACAGCGAAGAGTATTGGTACGACCGTTATCAATTCAGCTCACGAAACGACCGGCTGTATCCTACCTTAAGCGAGATAGACGCGGCATTAACCGACATTCAAAGCACGGGCGGTAACTCGAGCGCCGAAGGCCTGCGTTCTTATGTTGGACGCTTTAACTACACGGGTTTCAACAAATATCTATTTGAATTTGACGGGCGGATTGACGGCTCGTCAAAATTCCTTGACGGCAGTCGTTATGGTTTCTTTCCTTCGGTAGCAGTAGGTTGGAAGTTTACCGAAGAAAAGTTCATCAACCGCTTTTCTGAAAAATTTTTAAACAGCGGCAAGCTGCGGGTTTCTTACGGAAGCCTTGGGAATAACAGTGGTGTCGGACGCTACGAGCAGCAACAAACTTTGGCCGCTAACAGTTACATCATTGCGGGTAGCGTTGCAAGAGGCTTTGTCAATACCAAGCTGATTAACCAATTTCTGACCTGGGAAACAACAACGGTGCTAAACATCGGTGCAGACCTTAGTTTTTTGCGCAACCGTTTAACGGCAAGCATTGATTATTATGATCGTTTGACAACCGGGATGAACCGTCCTTCTGATTTATCGCTATTGATTAGTGGTGCGTACAGCCCGGCTCCTCGCAAAAACATTGGCGACATGCGCAACAGGGGTATTGAAGGTGATTTTTCCTGGAAAGACAGAGTTGGAAAATTTAGTTACGGCGTTAGCTTAAACGCATCGTACAACCGTACCAACCTGGAAAAATGGAATGAGTTTTTAACCCGCGGAAACATTTTTCTAAACATGCCTTATCGCTTTATTTATGCCTACCAAGACAAGGGCATTGCGCAAACCTGGCAGGACGTGTACAATGCGACTCCACAAGGTGCGCAACCGGGCGACATTCTTCGCGAAGATTTGAACGGCGACGGCCGCATTGATGGAAACGATTTAAAAGCTTTTCCTAATGCGCAACGCGACCGGCCGACCACATACTTTGGTCTGAACGGTTATGTAGCCTGGAATGGGTTTGATGTAGCCTTTTTGTTTCAAGGCTCTGCCGGCAGAAAAGATTTCTGGATCAATGCCTTCAACAACGTAAACTTCAGCACGGCACGTTACGCGGTAACGCAAGCACATTGGGACAATCCTTGGTCGGTTGAGAATCGAAACGGTTTGTGGCCACGTCTGGGCGGCAGCGGAAACAACCAGGCAGAAACAACTTTCTGGCTCGATGACATGACCTATTTGCGTTTAAAGAA
Coding sequences within:
- a CDS encoding SusC/RagA family TonB-linked outer membrane protein produces the protein MVAGRVTDDKGSPLEGVSVQAKGTSGGVTTNNQGRYSLTLSGGSDTLVFSYVGFGTQEVAIGGRKSIDISLLSDAKALADVVVVGYGKQKKVNLVGSVSAVNVDDKLTSRALPNISSGLEGLVPGLAVTQNSGMAGSNGASLLIRGLGTVNNASPLIVVDGMPDIDINRININDIESVSVLKDATSASVYGSRAANGVILITTRSGKNQRKTAITFNSTTALTKPTKGFDFLANYPRALTLEQRRASTNTLPSNLLFKNGTIDQWLALGMIDPVRYPNTDWWNIIMRDGSLQSYNISASGGDEKSNFFSSVGLKKEVGLQINNDYKQYNARFNFDYKLRSNMNTGVRFNANTSTYTFALAEGFTDSDPTNTAGFDMQYAIAGILPYDPKTGYYGGVMAYGEDPQAYNPYTVYQNTLTHQNRQEANGSMYYDWTPVKGLTASVDYAVNYYNQFQYQANTPNQAFNFQTNTFGSRVYVGPNAGISNDTRTGYKTLFNGRLNYHTIFKKNHDISALLVYSEEYWYDRYQFSSRNDRLYPTLSEIDAALTDIQSTGGNSSAEGLRSYVGRFNYTGFNKYLFEFDGRIDGSSKFLDGSRYGFFPSVAVGWKFTEEKFINRFSEKFLNSGKLRVSYGSLGNNSGVGRYEQQQTLAANSYIIAGSVARGFVNTKLINQFLTWETTTVLNIGADLSFLRNRLTASIDYYDRLTTGMNRPSDLSLLISGAYSPAPRKNIGDMRNRGIEGDFSWKDRVGKFSYGVSLNASYNRTNLEKWNEFLTRGNIFLNMPYRFIYAYQDKGIAQTWQDVYNATPQGAQPGDILREDLNGDGRIDGNDLKAFPNAQRDRPTTYFGLNGYVAWNGFDVAFLFQGSAGRKDFWINAFNNVNFSTARYAVTQAHWDNPWSVENRNGLWPRLGGSGNNQAETTFWLDDMTYLRLKNIQIGYNVPKSVLKHIGINNLRIAGTAENLATFTSYRGLDPEKAGNNNNLYPINKSYSISVNMGF